One window of the bacterium genome contains the following:
- a CDS encoding response regulator: MPTARPISILYAEDDEEDRTMVLEAMKESRLANRIRTVADGEELLEYLQRRGRHAAREEGLPGLILLDLNMPRLDGREALREIKADPRLRRIPVVVLTTSRAEEDILRTYDLGVSSFIVKPVTFDALVETVRTLDKYWFEIVELPPPVEPHGEHA; this comes from the coding sequence ATGCCGACCGCGCGGCCCATCTCGATCCTGTACGCCGAAGACGACGAGGAAGACCGCACCATGGTGCTGGAGGCCATGAAGGAAAGCCGGCTGGCCAACCGCATCCGCACCGTGGCCGACGGCGAGGAACTGCTCGAGTACCTGCAGCGCCGCGGGCGGCATGCGGCCCGCGAGGAAGGCCTGCCGGGGCTCATCCTCCTGGATCTCAACATGCCGCGACTGGATGGGCGCGAAGCGCTGCGCGAGATCAAGGCGGATCCGCGCCTGCGGCGCATCCCGGTCGTGGTGCTGACGACGTCGCGCGCGGAAGAGGATATCCTGCGCACCTACGACCTGGGCGTCAGCTCGTTCATCGTCAAGCCCGTCACGTTCGACGCCCTCGTCGAGACGGTGCGGACACTCGACAAGTACTGGTTCGAGATCGTCGAACTGCCGCCCCCTGTGGAGCCTCATGGTGAACACGCGTGA
- a CDS encoding thiol-activated cytolysin family protein — protein sequence MKRWLILFAVGLLLPACSSDDPAGPDPVPQSTIDAILATAGTVPTLGDARDDITSDSEVDGDYRYTYEHHDAIENLENITCLGLNDDVIYPGSLVRGDLAYSYVYSPIVVPRAPITLSSSLEGAGSGLDLDEVVDAPELASVRQGISNLFGRALATNTSAPAQVDFSYRQVHSASQMSLFVDADISYGAGDLSTSFDWNTSSSSTKIMAKYTQIYYSVDMNTPSSPRAVLGEDMTEEEIRAAFPAGSQPLYVAGVKYGLMAIMCIESDFSMSQMELALEASYDGVVDVDLGFGYTAEQVMRSSSIRIIVYGGSTSGIEELTGFDGFMSIISASTEFSATSPGVPILYKFRHLRDNTLAMISLTSQYTIVRPLKIRQGVRVTVNRYICEWSDDDDPFYDADVDMDIFAVYCNAFNRTSGGDAGVQINPVDQAVHYWSTPDYYEMAAGSIFTAGTSVDLTFNTEGFDFNYAKIELKAFARDFDWASGNEQEWGTMSIFGSSMLGSQNIMIYGADFRFRVECTVELLN from the coding sequence ATGAAACGCTGGTTGATTCTGTTCGCGGTTGGCCTGCTGCTGCCCGCCTGCTCGAGCGACGACCCGGCCGGGCCCGACCCCGTGCCCCAGTCCACCATCGACGCCATCCTCGCCACCGCAGGCACCGTCCCGACGCTGGGCGACGCCCGCGACGACATCACGTCCGACAGCGAGGTCGACGGCGACTATCGCTACACCTACGAGCACCACGACGCCATCGAGAATCTCGAGAACATCACCTGCCTGGGGCTCAACGACGACGTGATCTATCCCGGCAGCCTGGTCCGGGGAGACCTGGCCTACAGCTACGTCTACTCGCCGATCGTCGTACCGCGGGCGCCGATCACGCTGTCGAGCTCGCTCGAGGGCGCCGGCAGCGGTCTCGACCTGGACGAGGTCGTCGACGCCCCGGAGCTCGCCTCCGTGCGCCAGGGGATCTCGAACCTGTTCGGGCGCGCGCTGGCGACCAACACGAGCGCGCCGGCGCAGGTCGACTTCTCGTACCGGCAGGTGCACAGCGCCTCGCAGATGAGCCTCTTCGTGGACGCCGACATCTCCTACGGCGCCGGTGACCTGAGCACCAGCTTCGACTGGAACACGTCGTCGAGCTCCACGAAGATCATGGCCAAGTACACGCAGATCTACTACTCGGTCGACATGAACACGCCGTCGTCCCCGAGGGCGGTCCTCGGCGAGGACATGACCGAGGAGGAGATCCGCGCGGCGTTCCCGGCCGGCTCGCAGCCGCTCTACGTCGCCGGCGTCAAGTACGGACTCATGGCCATCATGTGCATCGAGAGCGACTTCTCGATGAGCCAGATGGAACTGGCGCTGGAAGCCTCCTACGACGGTGTCGTCGACGTCGACCTCGGCTTCGGCTACACGGCCGAGCAGGTCATGCGTTCGTCCTCGATCCGCATCATCGTCTACGGCGGCTCGACCAGCGGCATCGAGGAGCTGACCGGATTCGACGGCTTCATGAGCATCATCTCGGCCAGCACCGAGTTCTCGGCCACGTCGCCCGGCGTGCCCATCCTCTACAAGTTCCGCCACCTGCGGGACAACACGCTGGCGATGATCTCGCTGACGTCGCAGTACACCATCGTGCGCCCGCTGAAGATCCGGCAGGGCGTGCGGGTGACCGTGAACCGGTACATCTGCGAGTGGTCCGACGACGACGACCCGTTCTACGACGCCGATGTCGACATGGACATCTTTGCCGTCTACTGCAACGCCTTCAACCGGACCAGCGGCGGCGACGCCGGGGTGCAGATCAATCCCGTCGACCAGGCCGTGCACTACTGGTCGACGCCGGACTACTACGAGATGGCGGCCGGCTCGATCTTCACCGCCGGGACCTCGGTCGACCTGACCTTCAACACCGAGGGCTTCGACTTCAACTACGCGAAGATCGAGTTGAAGGCCTTCGCCCGGGACTTCGACTGGGCGAGCGGCAACGAGCAGGAGTGGGGGACGATGAGCATCTTCGGCTCGTCCATGCTGGGGAGCCAGAACATCATGATCTACGGCGCCGACTTCCGCTTCCGGGTGGAGTGCACCGTCGAACTGCTGAACTGA
- a CDS encoding insulinase family protein codes for MSARDLFRLVMLAFATTFCVSPSAGSEIGRTAEATLDNGLRVLVRAMPAEPLVSIEMFYAAGSAAEPDSLAGLAHLAEHLLFQGDKDAGGHWLCRRQALLALHANASTSPPVMTFESQCLPAFLPLLLELEAERMRGIHPDSLVFERERSVVLEEAAYRGWRETSPDIAAFQAGFPGHPYGRAAIGTAESIRRITLAGLEQFCARTIQPAAAALVIDGPIDPVATLDLVRARFAAIPAGAPPAPLPEYPAAAARLVILDDRDYTGYRVNVSVRVPITTMRDLALVDLAVAFLNEETLGANLTLIPGAAVVAFPWRGPYYEPKARFDYLEELFDADRDVQNSLGWFWERLDQAARALTSSSRSGEMKEWLADATARRVDNVMPPKMAGTGLLAGLATPSPLEYAELVAGIGLADLRAFIGRHLVVENSAIAVGHGSDSRRIARQQLAGRVVPDHGIDAADPLGDLTASEIEPVLRACGDADILSLGLLKLDNGIPVVCRHAPGDTEWQLTGWRRGEPVAAARPGKRPGICYLYDRTAAFDPAPTAEGRRPKPWAFGATFSLAADGLYRFAAAGPRDEAASIATSLAARLERDDFNISAWTASLRFGPGNLLSRSRDAGRRASAWRWARIIGADHPAVGEWQPETAALDGIVYKDLQKVHRRATRPSGDLTLLAYGGVHPDAVRAVLQTSFGSGGDHEPRKVGAPPAGPDAITGAIFPSPDDRDVTLTLSFAAVKPEPAAAQPGLALMLLSELYETALDARLRQREGWTYHVSCRIHEVSGWGLPEIQVTCQPGQAPAVLSALREELVNVAERGFAEDLIARARLRLVCDLLRSAGDPQLLSGWVGIVSAFGPVPADPVGAALALDPEAPGFEPVRLFPPDRFAFSATGAILEDDLGLFAF; via the coding sequence GTGTCTGCTCGGGACCTCTTCCGGCTCGTCATGCTTGCGTTTGCCACCACCTTCTGTGTGTCGCCGTCCGCGGGATCCGAGATCGGCCGGACCGCGGAAGCCACGCTGGACAACGGCCTGCGCGTGCTGGTGCGGGCCATGCCCGCCGAGCCGCTGGTCTCGATCGAAATGTTCTACGCGGCGGGCTCGGCTGCCGAGCCCGATTCCCTGGCCGGATTGGCCCACCTGGCCGAGCATCTCCTTTTCCAGGGAGACAAGGACGCCGGCGGGCATTGGCTGTGTCGACGGCAGGCCCTGCTGGCCCTTCATGCGAATGCCTCGACATCGCCTCCGGTCATGACCTTCGAATCTCAATGCCTGCCGGCCTTCCTGCCCCTGCTTCTGGAACTCGAAGCCGAACGCATGCGCGGTATCCACCCCGACAGCCTGGTCTTCGAGCGCGAACGTAGCGTGGTGCTGGAGGAGGCCGCCTACCGCGGTTGGCGCGAGACTTCGCCCGACATCGCCGCTTTCCAGGCCGGTTTCCCCGGCCATCCCTACGGGAGGGCCGCCATCGGCACGGCCGAGTCCATCCGGCGGATTACCCTCGCAGGCCTGGAGCAGTTCTGTGCGCGTACCATCCAGCCGGCCGCAGCCGCCCTGGTCATCGACGGCCCGATCGACCCTGTCGCCACGCTGGACCTGGTGCGCGCGCGTTTCGCCGCGATTCCGGCAGGAGCGCCGCCGGCGCCGTTGCCCGAGTATCCGGCAGCTGCGGCCAGGCTGGTCATCCTGGACGACCGCGACTACACCGGCTACCGGGTCAATGTGTCGGTGCGGGTGCCGATCACGACCATGCGTGATCTGGCGCTGGTCGATCTGGCGGTCGCGTTCCTGAATGAAGAGACCCTTGGTGCGAACCTGACGCTTATCCCGGGGGCGGCCGTGGTCGCGTTCCCCTGGCGGGGACCCTACTACGAGCCGAAGGCCCGGTTCGACTACCTGGAGGAACTGTTCGACGCGGACCGGGATGTCCAGAATTCTCTCGGCTGGTTCTGGGAGCGCCTCGACCAGGCGGCACGTGCGTTGACTTCGTCGTCCCGGAGCGGGGAGATGAAGGAGTGGCTGGCTGACGCCACGGCCAGGCGAGTCGACAACGTGATGCCACCGAAGATGGCGGGAACGGGGCTGCTCGCCGGCCTGGCGACACCGTCGCCGCTGGAGTACGCGGAACTGGTTGCCGGAATCGGCCTGGCGGACCTGCGCGCGTTCATCGGGCGTCATCTTGTTGTTGAGAACTCCGCGATCGCAGTCGGACACGGCAGTGATTCGCGACGGATAGCGCGACAGCAGCTGGCCGGCCGGGTCGTGCCTGATCACGGTATCGACGCCGCCGATCCGTTGGGCGATCTGACCGCTTCCGAGATCGAGCCCGTGCTGCGCGCCTGCGGCGACGCCGACATTCTCTCTCTGGGGTTGCTTAAGCTGGACAACGGCATCCCGGTCGTCTGCCGCCACGCTCCTGGCGACACCGAATGGCAGTTGACCGGCTGGCGACGCGGCGAACCGGTAGCGGCCGCGCGGCCGGGCAAACGACCCGGCATCTGCTATCTCTACGACCGCACGGCCGCCTTCGACCCGGCGCCAACAGCCGAGGGACGCCGGCCGAAGCCCTGGGCCTTCGGCGCCACCTTCTCCCTGGCGGCCGACGGGCTTTACCGCTTCGCCGCCGCCGGTCCGCGCGACGAAGCTGCCTCCATCGCCACGTCGCTGGCGGCCCGGCTCGAGCGCGACGACTTCAACATCTCTGCCTGGACCGCGAGCCTCAGATTCGGTCCCGGCAACCTGCTCAGCCGCAGCCGGGACGCCGGGCGGCGCGCCTCCGCCTGGCGCTGGGCGCGGATCATCGGTGCTGACCATCCGGCCGTGGGCGAATGGCAGCCCGAGACTGCGGCACTGGACGGCATCGTCTACAAGGATCTCCAGAAGGTGCACCGCCGGGCAACCCGCCCTTCCGGCGACCTGACGCTTCTGGCATATGGCGGCGTGCATCCCGATGCAGTGCGGGCCGTGCTGCAGACTTCGTTCGGCTCCGGAGGCGACCACGAGCCGCGGAAGGTCGGTGCGCCGCCGGCCGGCCCCGACGCCATCACCGGCGCCATCTTCCCATCACCCGACGACCGCGATGTGACACTGACCTTGTCGTTCGCCGCCGTGAAACCGGAACCGGCCGCGGCGCAGCCCGGTCTGGCCCTCATGCTGCTTTCGGAACTATACGAGACGGCGCTCGACGCGCGACTGCGCCAGCGCGAGGGCTGGACCTACCACGTTTCTTGCCGGATCCACGAGGTTTCGGGATGGGGCCTGCCCGAGATCCAGGTCACCTGCCAACCGGGACAGGCGCCCGCGGTCCTGTCGGCCTTGCGTGAAGAACTGGTGAACGTGGCCGAGCGGGGCTTCGCCGAGGATCTGATCGCGCGGGCACGGCTGCGCCTGGTCTGTGACCTGTTGCGTTCGGCGGGCGACCCGCAGCTGTTGAGCGGGTGGGTGGGAATCGTGTCGGCATTCGGCCCCGTGCCCGCGGATCCCGTCGGCGCCGCGCTGGCGCTTGATCCGGAGGCTCCCGGCTTCGAGCCCGTGCGCCTCTTTCCGCCGGACCGCTTCGCGTTCAGCGCGACCGGGGCGATCCTCGAGGACGACCTTGGGCTGTTCGCATTCTGA
- a CDS encoding ROK family protein has protein sequence MSERIFIGTDSGATTTKFCAVTENGETVSPRVLQRPTNAEAGREAVIGGWIAGIGEFLAQNDLQWAQVHGVGLAIPGPYERYGVWGKSPNLPEHFCGWDVHQDFSAALAEPIGRHIPLSVGNDGNYGGVAEAQLARGRTRASVAMLMPGSGLGAAFVGADGLCLDGDTLAGMEAGHMPVPLQLLGLTGKPLACGCGRDWGCVEAYTTISGLGQLLAIFSRRHPDHELAGSAAPLKDQVLSLRSRAQEGDALALEIFDFQAKVMGIHVANLAMALDPGIFIIGGGLMDHEATTPAFRERYLNLIEQAARPYLWPQQRDTLKIVPATLGELSQAIGAALVALYRSRTMA, from the coding sequence TTGAGCGAGAGGATCTTCATCGGCACCGACAGCGGCGCCACCACCACCAAATTCTGCGCGGTCACCGAGAACGGCGAGACGGTCTCCCCCCGCGTGCTACAGCGACCGACGAACGCGGAGGCCGGCCGCGAGGCGGTCATCGGCGGCTGGATCGCGGGCATCGGCGAATTCCTCGCGCAGAACGACCTGCAGTGGGCGCAGGTTCACGGCGTGGGACTGGCGATCCCGGGCCCCTACGAGCGCTACGGCGTTTGGGGGAAATCGCCCAACCTCCCCGAGCATTTCTGCGGCTGGGATGTGCACCAGGATTTCAGCGCGGCGCTGGCCGAACCGATCGGCCGCCACATCCCGCTGTCGGTCGGCAATGACGGCAACTACGGCGGCGTGGCCGAGGCGCAGCTGGCGCGCGGCAGGACCCGCGCCTCGGTGGCGATGCTCATGCCCGGCTCCGGGCTCGGGGCGGCGTTCGTCGGCGCCGACGGTCTCTGCCTCGATGGCGACACGCTGGCCGGCATGGAAGCCGGCCACATGCCCGTGCCGCTGCAGCTGCTGGGCCTGACCGGCAAACCCCTCGCCTGCGGCTGCGGCCGCGACTGGGGCTGCGTCGAGGCCTACACCACCATTTCCGGCCTGGGTCAACTGCTGGCGATCTTCAGCCGGCGCCACCCGGATCATGAACTCGCCGGGTCGGCTGCCCCCCTCAAGGACCAGGTGCTTTCGCTCCGCAGCCGCGCGCAGGAGGGCGATGCGCTGGCGCTGGAGATCTTCGATTTCCAGGCCAAGGTCATGGGCATTCACGTCGCCAACCTGGCCATGGCCCTGGATCCGGGCATCTTCATCATCGGCGGCGGGTTGATGGACCACGAGGCCACGACGCCGGCATTCCGCGAGCGGTACCTGAATCTCATCGAGCAGGCGGCCCGGCCCTATCTCTGGCCGCAACAGCGCGACACGCTGAAGATCGTGCCGGCGACCCTGGGCGAGCTTTCGCAGGCCATCGGCGCGGCTTTGGTGGCGCTGTATCGCAGCCGGACGATGGCTTGA
- a CDS encoding circadian clock KaiB family protein, whose product MPTLVFELFVTGRTRQSQAAIQNLRAYFAEIPEVEYELTIVDVLEQPDRAEERHILATPTLIRLLPMPSLRIIGDLSAREIVWQTIGLLNSSDAPGTTRNLEEPNHD is encoded by the coding sequence TTGCCCACACTTGTTTTCGAACTGTTCGTGACCGGCCGAACGCGGCAGTCGCAGGCCGCCATCCAGAATCTGCGTGCCTACTTCGCGGAGATTCCGGAGGTCGAGTACGAACTGACGATCGTCGACGTGCTCGAGCAGCCCGATCGGGCCGAGGAACGCCACATCCTGGCGACGCCCACCCTGATCCGCCTGCTGCCGATGCCGTCGCTGCGCATCATCGGCGACCTCTCAGCGCGCGAGATCGTCTGGCAGACGATCGGGCTGCTCAACAGCAGCGACGCTCCCGGAACCACCCGCAACCTCGAGGAACCGAACCATGACTGA
- a CDS encoding ATP-binding protein, producing MQRHAMKRLESWVEASHRKPLLIRGTRQVGKSTLVRLFAQRSGRKLHEVDLERHPELDAIFASRDTSRILSELEYLIDKGPIDDHASLLFLDEIQAAPSAIPALRSLHEDRPELPIIAAGSLLEFVLADHAFSMPEGRIEYLFLEPMGFEEFLEALDETSLLDLLRTHKIVDDFPGTAHKRLLGRLRDYMLVGGMPEAARVFAETGSFADAGFVHASILETYRDDFAKYGTRSEIAQLRRVYGFVPGAVGDKFKYSRVDSDARTRDVKRALELLVMARVVRRVTHTDATGLPLGATLKGSAFKTYFLDVGLVNASCGLDRLTPEQVADARFVNEGAMAEQFIAQHLPLLAPDNRAFTPTYWLREGRTNNAEVDFVQQFGSDVAPIEVKAGKSGSLKSLLELVSARHFDRALRFDTNPPQMQHVSHARSHGDDVIEFTLLSLPLYMVEQAPRLWRELASDIRVRPDGRDHGPA from the coding sequence ATGCAACGCCATGCCATGAAAAGGCTTGAGTCTTGGGTTGAAGCGTCGCATCGAAAACCCTTGCTCATCCGGGGTACGCGCCAAGTGGGCAAGTCCACGCTCGTCCGTCTCTTCGCCCAGCGTTCGGGGCGGAAGCTGCACGAAGTCGATCTCGAACGGCACCCGGAACTGGACGCGATCTTTGCGTCGCGGGATACCTCGCGGATCCTGTCGGAGCTGGAATACCTGATCGACAAGGGCCCCATCGACGATCACGCGTCTCTTCTGTTCCTGGACGAGATCCAGGCCGCGCCCTCCGCCATTCCGGCCCTCCGCTCCCTGCACGAGGACCGGCCCGAGCTGCCGATCATCGCCGCCGGTTCGCTGCTTGAGTTCGTCCTCGCGGACCACGCCTTCTCCATGCCCGAGGGTCGCATCGAATACCTGTTCCTGGAGCCCATGGGATTCGAGGAATTCCTCGAGGCGCTCGACGAGACGTCGCTACTGGATCTGCTGCGAACGCACAAGATCGTCGACGACTTCCCGGGGACTGCCCACAAGCGGCTTCTCGGGAGGCTTCGCGACTACATGCTGGTGGGAGGCATGCCGGAAGCCGCCCGTGTCTTCGCCGAGACGGGATCGTTCGCGGACGCGGGCTTCGTCCACGCTTCGATCCTCGAGACCTATCGCGACGACTTCGCCAAGTACGGCACCCGCTCCGAGATCGCCCAACTGCGCCGCGTCTACGGTTTCGTTCCGGGCGCCGTCGGCGACAAGTTCAAGTACTCCCGCGTGGACTCGGATGCCAGAACGCGGGACGTCAAGCGGGCCCTCGAACTGCTGGTCATGGCGCGGGTCGTCCGGCGCGTGACCCACACCGATGCGACAGGCCTCCCTCTCGGGGCAACCCTCAAAGGGTCGGCCTTCAAGACCTACTTCCTGGACGTTGGCCTAGTGAATGCGTCCTGCGGCCTCGACCGCCTGACGCCGGAGCAGGTGGCCGACGCACGCTTCGTCAACGAAGGCGCCATGGCCGAGCAGTTCATCGCCCAGCACCTGCCCCTGCTCGCGCCTGACAACCGCGCCTTCACGCCTACCTACTGGCTGCGGGAAGGCCGCACCAACAACGCCGAAGTCGACTTCGTGCAGCAGTTCGGCTCGGACGTGGCGCCCATCGAGGTGAAGGCCGGCAAGAGCGGATCGCTGAAGTCGCTGCTGGAACTGGTATCGGCGCGGCATTTCGATCGGGCCCTGCGCTTCGACACGAATCCTCCGCAAATGCAGCACGTGTCACACGCGCGTTCACACGGCGACGACGTCATCGAGTTCACGCTGCTGTCATTGCCCCTGTACATGGTCGAGCAGGCCCCCCGACTCTGGCGGGAGCTCGCAAGCGACATTCGGGTTCGACCAGACGGTCGCGACCACGGACCGGCCTGA
- a CDS encoding response regulator, which translates to MNTREFRILIVEDDADDAHLVAGLLAAEERPGFNVCLRTTLAAALVEMDNASPDAVLLDLSLPDSEGFEGLREIGLRHRRVPVVVLTGLSDAGAGIEALGLGAEDYLLKAGLDRNLLVRALRYAQERKSLQCQIEDLREHERAEREQAAYARLLAPSRTSVTAQFYGAVELADSAPQLFGELVQRYGELLERRFSDTVRAGERATSQDLQVMSESMGLMYAGPRDVIRVHQDALREYTAMATDSVARAMGNEGRLMLVELMGYLMAWYRRQVTGLNLHPAAADTTRGDHPGKDS; encoded by the coding sequence GTGAACACGCGTGAATTCCGCATCCTGATCGTCGAGGACGACGCCGACGACGCACACCTGGTCGCCGGACTGCTGGCCGCCGAGGAGCGACCCGGTTTCAACGTCTGCCTGCGCACCACGCTCGCGGCGGCGCTGGTCGAGATGGACAATGCCTCCCCCGACGCCGTGCTGCTGGACCTGTCGCTGCCCGACAGCGAGGGCTTCGAGGGCCTGCGCGAGATCGGGCTCCGCCATCGCCGCGTGCCGGTCGTGGTGCTTACCGGGCTCAGCGACGCCGGCGCCGGGATCGAGGCGCTCGGCCTCGGCGCCGAGGACTACCTGCTCAAGGCCGGCCTGGACCGCAACCTGCTGGTGCGTGCCCTGCGCTACGCGCAGGAGCGCAAGTCGCTGCAATGCCAGATCGAGGACCTGCGCGAGCACGAGCGCGCCGAACGGGAGCAGGCCGCCTATGCCCGCTTGCTGGCGCCTTCGCGCACCTCGGTCACAGCGCAGTTCTACGGTGCCGTCGAACTGGCCGATTCGGCGCCGCAGCTTTTCGGGGAACTGGTCCAGCGCTATGGCGAGCTGCTGGAAAGGCGCTTCTCGGACACCGTGCGCGCCGGCGAACGGGCCACCTCGCAGGACCTGCAGGTGATGTCGGAAAGCATGGGCCTGATGTACGCCGGGCCCCGGGACGTGATCCGCGTCCACCAGGATGCGCTTCGCGAGTACACCGCAATGGCCACTGACTCCGTCGCCCGCGCCATGGGCAACGAGGGCCGCCTGATGCTGGTCGAGTTGATGGGATACCTGATGGCGTGGTATCGCCGGCAGGTCACCGGGCTCAACCTCCACCCCGCCGCAGCGGACACGACGCGCGGCGACCACCCGGGAAAGGACAGCTGA
- a CDS encoding DUF2029 domain-containing protein, whose protein sequence is MRLLLTRAGSGLALLVMGTCALLFLANIWREPFHLQWDFHTYYYASAAQAAGLDPYDPASISQVSNKRWTPAFLYPPLTLHLFSVFRTLDYPVAARVWLVLKLVLAGVLVLQWHRLFTRLAPFAVFAVFLCFALGATFAWDLKAGNISIVEQFLLWTAFGCLLRDRPRAFCVLLLAASLFKLSFLAFLPLLLLFDQKRKWLCLGVTTTAMAVYLLANHLAAPDQFAQYVRQAIRMNDLGSRYNSGLLAFLKDAADGGPGAVPLLGYVAIVALSVPLAVRRLGPALPTLIADRPLAICLACAIYAAFMPRMKSYSYIILVLPSFLVVMRSIRPRPLALSMSMLALLALPIRAPFALSVWAPFAAGTPGALVKDYWLLGLAWLVLALLLRHVRSTPAPA, encoded by the coding sequence TTGCGACTCCTGCTCACAAGGGCCGGGAGCGGCCTGGCGCTGCTCGTCATGGGCACGTGCGCGCTGCTCTTCCTCGCCAACATCTGGCGCGAGCCGTTCCACCTGCAGTGGGACTTCCACACTTACTACTACGCCTCGGCGGCCCAGGCCGCCGGCCTGGACCCCTACGACCCCGCCAGCATCTCCCAGGTCTCCAACAAGCGGTGGACGCCGGCCTTCCTCTACCCGCCGCTGACGCTGCACCTGTTCTCCGTCTTTCGCACCCTGGACTATCCGGTCGCGGCCCGGGTCTGGCTGGTGCTCAAGCTGGTCCTGGCCGGCGTCTTGGTGCTCCAGTGGCACCGCCTCTTCACGCGCCTGGCACCGTTCGCCGTTTTCGCCGTCTTCCTGTGCTTCGCGCTGGGCGCCACCTTCGCCTGGGACCTGAAGGCGGGAAACATCTCGATCGTCGAGCAATTCCTGCTGTGGACGGCCTTCGGTTGCCTGCTGCGGGACCGCCCCCGGGCGTTCTGCGTGCTGCTGCTGGCGGCCTCGCTCTTCAAGCTGTCGTTCCTGGCGTTCCTGCCTTTGCTGCTGCTGTTCGACCAGAAGCGGAAGTGGCTGTGCCTGGGCGTCACGACGACGGCCATGGCGGTCTACCTGCTGGCCAACCACCTGGCGGCGCCGGATCAGTTTGCCCAATACGTGCGCCAGGCAATCCGGATGAACGATCTGGGCAGCCGGTACAACTCCGGGCTGCTGGCCTTCCTCAAGGACGCTGCCGATGGCGGACCGGGCGCCGTGCCGCTTCTCGGCTACGTGGCGATCGTGGCGCTCAGCGTGCCCCTGGCCGTGCGCCGCCTGGGCCCCGCCCTCCCCACGCTGATCGCGGATCGCCCCCTGGCGATCTGCCTGGCCTGCGCGATCTACGCGGCATTCATGCCACGGATGAAGAGCTATTCTTACATCATCCTGGTGCTGCCGTCCTTCCTGGTGGTCATGCGCTCGATTCGTCCGCGGCCCCTGGCGCTGTCGATGTCGATGCTGGCGTTGCTCGCGTTGCCGATCCGCGCACCGTTCGCCCTGTCGGTGTGGGCTCCGTTCGCGGCCGGCACGCCCGGCGCGCTGGTCAAGGACTACTGGCTGCTGGGGCTGGCCTGGCTCGTGCTTGCGCTGCTGCTGCGACACGTTCGCAGCACCCCCGCGCCCGCCTGA